In the Gloeocapsa sp. DLM2.Bin57 genome, CCTGTGATGATAAGTGCTAGTTTAATCGACGCTTGTCTGCAGGAAAAACAACCAGAAGTATTAAACCTTGCTAAACAATTAGCTAGTTCAGGTTTTCGGGATACGAGTAGGGTAGGAGGGGGTAACGTAGAATTAGGGGTGATGATGGCTAAATATAACCGTCAACAGATATTGCGATCGCTCCTAGAATATCAAAACAGTCTCACTACCCTAACCCAATATTTAGAAACAGAAAATTGGGAAGCTTTAACCGCTTACTTAGAAAATACTCAAAATTCAAGACCAGATTTTTATGAAGGATAACTCAATTAGGCGTTTAATTGAAGCCCAAGCAAGACTAGAACAAATTTTAGATAACTTCCTTAATCAACCAATCTTAGTGGTGGGAGATTTAACCTTAGATGAGTTTCTCACAGGTCAAGTAGAGCGTATTTCAAGAGAAGCACCTGTTTTAATTTTACGTCACGAACAAACTAGACAAATTCCTGGTGGAGGTGCTAACGCTGTTTATAATTTAGCTAAATTAGGTGCTCAAGTTAAGGTAGTGGGTATAGTCGGAGACGATATCCAAGGGGAAGCTTTACTAGATATTTTTAACCAAGTTGGCATAGATACTACATTAGTACTTAAAACTAAAGAACGTCCTACAGTGACTAAAACCCGTATCGCGGGGCACGCTAGACAGTCGGTTACCCAACAAATAGTTAGAGTCGATCGCAAATCTGATGCTCTTCCTTCTCTAGAAATACAAAACCAATTAGCGAGTTTAATTCAAGAGAAAGCAACTACAGTAAAAGCGATCGTCTGCTCTGACTATGGAGATGGTGTCTTTACCTCACCAGTAATTAAAGCTTGTTTAGCACACGATCGCGTGATTGTTGATACACAAAAAGACTTAGCCCGTTATCGGGGAGCAACCCTATTTACGCCTAATCTTCCTGAAGCTGAACAAGCGGTGGGTTATCCTATTAATGACTTTAATTCCCTACAACAAGCAGGTAAAGACTTACTTAACCTTACCCAAGCTTCACAAATGCTGATTACCCGAGGAGAAGAGGGTATGAGTTTATTTGAGGGAACAACCACAGAAGAGATTATGGCTTTCAATCGTACCGACGTCTTTGACGTTACAGGAGCAGGAGATACCGTAGTAGCTGCTTTAACTTTAGCTCTAGTAGCAGGAGCTTCTTTTTGGGAAGCAGCTGTTTTAGGTAATCTCGCTGCTAGTCTAGTAGTGCGTCAATTTGGGACTGCTACCACTACTATAACAGAAATGAAGGAAGCTTTAGCTAAACTTATCACTAAGTATTCTGAATAATCTTTATTTATGTTTCTCTACAGATTCCCTTGGTTATATCTGAGTTTAGTTTTTTTAGCTTATGGTGTTTTTGGGTGGATTGTGGCTAAATCGATTAATTTGTGGATTGCTGATTTAAGAGAAGCATTAGCTTACTGGGGATTATTGATATCACCATTAACAGCTAAAATTTACATTTATGGGTTAATTAGCTTAGTTATTTTTATGATTATTGTCGTCTTGACTATACCTGCTAAATCCCTTAAATTCATGTTTGGCAGTTGGTTAAAATCAGGTAATCAAGGCTTTATTTCTATTCTGTTTTGGTCTTTTATGCTAGTTTTAATTATCTGTTATTTAGAACAATTTCTCATGTTTTTAATTTTATTTGCGGCTAGTCTCTTAGGAAGATTGGAGTTACAGGAATTAACTTATAAAAGTTATCAAATCATGTTAATTTTAGTAACCGTTAGTTTATTAGGATTTTCTACGGGTTATTTTGGCTTTATTCATAGGCTCTAGCGCTACGGGCTGCTGAATAGAGAATAGAGGGGAAGTGTGGGAAGATGGGGAGACTTTTCGGAGAGGGGAATGAAGAACGAGTGAACGAGTGAACGAGCGAATGTGCGAAAAAATAATTAATTCTTAATTCTTAATTCTTAATTCTTAATTCGCGCATTTGGAATAACCCCCAAAACCTAAAACCGTTCAACCTAATACCTAAACCCTAACTCCATTCCATTTTGCGAGATAATAAGATTATATTTTTTAAAGGAGAAAATTTATGCCAGATGCAGTAGGAGTAATCGAAACCGTAGGTTTCCCAGGGATTCTAGCCGCAGCTGATGCGATGGTGAAAGCAGCTAGAGTAACCCTGGTTTATTTTGATATCGCCGAAAGTGGTAACTTTTATGTAGTTGTCAGAGGACCTGTTTCAGAGGTAGAGCCATCGGTAGCAGCAGGAATAAAAGCAGCTGAGGATACTTTTGGGGGAAAGGTAGTTAGTCATTATATCGTCCCCAATCCACCAGAAAATGTTGTCGCAGTCTTGCCAATCGAATATACTGATGATGTGGAAGAATATCGCTTGTGAGTTGACTAGGGGATTAATAAATAGATTGATCCTCATTTTAGGTTAAGATTAAATTAAATTCCCTTATTTTTTGGCTTAGTTTAAGATGACGAGCGACATAAATGACCAGTGAAACCTATCTCAATCATCCGACTTTTGGTTTACTCTATCGTATCTGTAGCTTAGGCGAAAACCGTGAATTGTTTACTACTCTCTACGCTCAACGTCTATTTTTTATAGTCATTAGCAAAACAGAGGGAGTTAGTATTGAACCAATTACGCGGTCAGAATCTCGTTTACTCGTAGATAGACGCTTGAGAGAATTAAGACTGTTGGAATCCTCAACAGAATATACAGAGTTACAGTCTGTTTATAAAACTACCTTTTAAAGTTATGAGTACTATTACTCAAAAAATTCGGGAACTGCGTGAGCAAATTCCTCCTCACGTTCGCTTGATTGCTATTACTAAAGGAGTATCTGTAGAAGCGATCGCCGAAGCATATAACGCGGGTGTCAGAGACTTTGGCGAAAGTCGTTTACAAGAAGCTCTCCCTAAACAAGAAAAACTAGCACAATATACAGATATAACCTGGCATTTTATCGGTCATTTACAAACTAACAAAGCTAAAAAGGCGATCGAGTCTTTCCACTGGATTCACTCTGTCGATAGTTTAAAACTAGCCCAACGTCTCAATGATTCTGCTCAAGACTTAGCTAAATCCCCTCAAGTTTGTCTCCAAGTTAAATTAGTACCAGATCCCAATAAATACGGTTGGACCCCTCAAGAATTAATTACAGATTTACCCACACTTAACGAATTTAAGTATCTCAAAATACAGGGATTAATGACTATTTTACCCCTAGGATTATCAGAAACAGAGAGTTTACAAGTCTTCGCCGCTACTAAAGAATTAGCGAGTAAAATCAACTCTTCTTCTAACTTAAGACTAACCGAACTCTCTATGGGTATGTCAGGTGATTATACCCAAGCGATCGAAGCCGGAAGTACTATGATACGCTTAGGAAGGATAATTTTTAGTTAAAATTTTGTTATTAGATACCTTCTGAGTAGATTCTTTGTAACTTATCTAAATCTTGCACTAAAGAATTTGGCAATGGAATGTTTATAACTTCTAGCATATACTTAATACGATGTCGCCAATCATTACGTATTAAATTTTCAAGATAGTTGCGTTTGTGCATAGTATGAAGTCTAGACTCGTCCTCTAGTAAGTTTTCAATAAATTCTATTCCTTCTTGTGGATCATCTGGCAATTCAATTGTGGCATTTTCCCAGGGAAATAACTCATTGTATAAAGATGTTGTAGGTCTTTTTCCAACTATGGCACAGCCACTAGCTGAAGCTTCAAACCATCTCACTGTTAAATAGGAGTACGGAATTTTCCTTTTCTGTTTTGTATAAGGATTATCAAAAAGAAGAGCTAATTTACTATGTCTTAACAAATA is a window encoding:
- a CDS encoding D-glycero-beta-D-manno-heptose-7-phosphate kinase is translated as MKDNSIRRLIEAQARLEQILDNFLNQPILVVGDLTLDEFLTGQVERISREAPVLILRHEQTRQIPGGGANAVYNLAKLGAQVKVVGIVGDDIQGEALLDIFNQVGIDTTLVLKTKERPTVTKTRIAGHARQSVTQQIVRVDRKSDALPSLEIQNQLASLIQEKATTVKAIVCSDYGDGVFTSPVIKACLAHDRVIVDTQKDLARYRGATLFTPNLPEAEQAVGYPINDFNSLQQAGKDLLNLTQASQMLITRGEEGMSLFEGTTTEEIMAFNRTDVFDVTGAGDTVVAALTLALVAGASFWEAAVLGNLAASLVVRQFGTATTTITEMKEALAKLITKYSE
- a CDS encoding BMC domain-containing protein, which produces MPDAVGVIETVGFPGILAAADAMVKAARVTLVYFDIAESGNFYVVVRGPVSEVEPSVAAGIKAAEDTFGGKVVSHYIVPNPPENVVAVLPIEYTDDVEEYRL
- a CDS encoding DUF3539 family protein — translated: MTSETYLNHPTFGLLYRICSLGENRELFTTLYAQRLFFIVISKTEGVSIEPITRSESRLLVDRRLRELRLLESSTEYTELQSVYKTTF
- a CDS encoding YggS family pyridoxal phosphate-dependent enzyme; translated protein: MSTITQKIRELREQIPPHVRLIAITKGVSVEAIAEAYNAGVRDFGESRLQEALPKQEKLAQYTDITWHFIGHLQTNKAKKAIESFHWIHSVDSLKLAQRLNDSAQDLAKSPQVCLQVKLVPDPNKYGWTPQELITDLPTLNEFKYLKIQGLMTILPLGLSETESLQVFAATKELASKINSSSNLRLTELSMGMSGDYTQAIEAGSTMIRLGRIIFS